From Algoriphagus sp. NG3, the proteins below share one genomic window:
- a CDS encoding dCMP deaminase family protein, giving the protein MNKPDFDDIFMELAVNLAKRSHCIKKHVGAVLTKDTRIISIGYNGPPAGTHNCDVEFPEHGCARDSKGSCSLALHAEQNAILYAVKNNTTVEGSTLYVTLSPCLACARIIFSMGISRVIFLFSYAEYKGIGSDEGVDFLRKFGVRVDKYEKVLLANDPLV; this is encoded by the coding sequence ATGAACAAACCGGATTTCGACGATATTTTCATGGAGCTAGCAGTAAATCTAGCAAAGCGGTCCCATTGTATCAAGAAGCATGTAGGCGCGGTTCTGACTAAGGATACCCGGATTATTTCTATCGGGTACAATGGACCTCCGGCAGGTACACATAATTGTGATGTGGAATTTCCAGAGCATGGATGTGCAAGAGATAGTAAGGGGAGTTGCTCCTTGGCACTGCATGCAGAGCAGAATGCTATTTTGTATGCGGTAAAGAATAATACTACTGTAGAGGGCTCTACTTTGTATGTGACGCTGTCACCCTGTTTGGCTTGCGCCCGAATAATTTTTTCGATGGGGATTTCCAGAGTTATCTTCTTGTTTTCTTATGCAGAATATAAGGGAATAGGCTCAGATGAAGGTGTGGATTTTCTGAGGAAATTCGGAGTGCGTGTAGATAAATATGAAAAGGTGCTGCTGGCGAATGATCCTCTTGTTTAG
- the murB gene encoding UDP-N-acetylmuramate dehydrogenase encodes MNILENISLKPYNTFGIDKTARFFVVVKSVDELKGAIQWANHQKVNTLILGGGSNILLTQDQQALVIKIELEGIEVVREETDSVWVEVGAGINWHEFVLTSIENNWAGIENLSLIPGTVGASPMQNIGAYGVEIKDVFHSLKALNMDTLELEEFEAERCAFGYRESVFKHDLKGKYVISSVIFRLGKTPTFHTEYGAIRETLEASGIKDLSIKAISDAVIHIRQSKLPDPKEIGNAGSFFKNPTIPVTHYSSLKQDYPLIPGFPLPDGVKVPAAWLIEQCGWKGKRFGDVGVHSKQPLVLVNYGNGDGADIKDLAEKIQQSVWDKFNVPIHPEVNFL; translated from the coding sequence ATGAATATACTAGAAAACATTTCCCTCAAACCATACAATACCTTTGGAATTGATAAAACCGCAAGGTTTTTTGTTGTTGTAAAATCCGTAGATGAATTAAAAGGAGCAATCCAATGGGCTAATCATCAGAAAGTCAATACATTGATTTTAGGCGGGGGTAGCAATATTTTATTGACCCAGGATCAACAAGCTTTGGTGATCAAAATCGAGCTTGAGGGCATAGAAGTGGTACGGGAAGAAACCGATTCAGTATGGGTCGAAGTTGGGGCAGGTATTAATTGGCATGAGTTTGTGCTCACCTCCATAGAAAACAACTGGGCAGGAATCGAAAATTTATCTCTCATCCCAGGCACCGTGGGAGCATCCCCTATGCAGAATATCGGAGCTTATGGAGTAGAGATCAAAGATGTGTTCCATAGCCTCAAAGCGTTGAATATGGATACCTTGGAACTAGAAGAGTTTGAAGCAGAGCGATGTGCTTTTGGTTATAGAGAAAGTGTTTTCAAGCATGATCTGAAGGGTAAATATGTCATCAGCTCAGTCATCTTTAGGTTGGGAAAAACGCCTACATTTCATACAGAGTATGGAGCTATCAGAGAGACTTTAGAAGCTTCAGGTATTAAAGATCTCTCTATAAAAGCTATCTCAGATGCTGTCATACATATCAGACAATCAAAGCTTCCTGATCCAAAAGAGATCGGAAATGCAGGATCTTTTTTTAAAAACCCCACTATTCCAGTTACACACTATTCAAGTCTCAAACAGGATTATCCATTGATTCCAGGTTTTCCCTTACCTGATGGCGTAAAAGTCCCCGCTGCTTGGCTTATCGAGCAGTGTGGCTGGAAAGGCAAACGGTTTGGAGATGTGGGAGTCCATAGCAAACAGCCTTTGGTTTTGGTGAATTATGGAAATGGGGATGGCGCTGACATAAAAGACTTAGCCGAGAAAATCCAACAATCCGTTTGGGACAAATTCAATGTTCCCATTCATCCAGAGGTAAACTTCCTCTAA
- a CDS encoding succinylglutamate desuccinylase/aspartoacylase family protein yields MKELIINGIRIRSGQSMNLEIAIAKLPTHTLIDLPIFIRSSKVDGPVVLISGGVHGDEINGVVTAKRLLEEVDEGLELLKGTLIFIPLVNIYGFLSNSRTFPDGRDLNRSFPGSRKGSLAASIAFILSNEIIPQIDYGVDFHTGGRMLSNFPQVRVDYKDKVALELAKAFSTHYVVNSKYIEKSFRKEAYKARKHIIVYEGGESMRLDDYGIEEGVNGTKRMLVSLGMLADAPEGQDSIFLKESNWVRAKASGIFNASVKVGESVKKGQILARISDPYGQVKIPVKAPTNGHIIGMNNMPVINTRDALVHIGKE; encoded by the coding sequence ATGAAAGAATTGATCATAAATGGCATCAGGATAAGATCCGGCCAATCTATGAATCTAGAGATTGCTATAGCAAAGCTACCTACCCACACCTTGATTGATCTGCCTATTTTCATCCGATCATCCAAGGTGGACGGACCGGTAGTGCTTATCAGTGGCGGAGTGCATGGAGATGAAATCAATGGTGTGGTGACAGCTAAACGTCTGCTGGAAGAAGTGGATGAGGGCCTGGAATTGCTTAAGGGAACATTAATATTCATTCCTTTGGTCAATATATATGGGTTTCTGTCCAACAGCCGTACTTTTCCCGACGGGAGAGATCTTAACCGTAGTTTTCCAGGAAGTAGAAAGGGATCATTGGCAGCCAGCATTGCATTTATTTTAAGCAATGAGATTATACCTCAGATAGATTATGGGGTGGACTTTCATACAGGAGGAAGAATGCTGAGCAATTTCCCTCAGGTGCGCGTGGACTATAAGGACAAGGTAGCTCTTGAGCTGGCAAAGGCATTTTCGACTCACTATGTGGTCAATTCTAAGTACATAGAAAAGTCTTTTCGAAAAGAAGCTTATAAGGCACGGAAGCATATAATTGTGTACGAAGGAGGGGAGTCCATGCGTTTGGATGATTATGGAATTGAAGAGGGGGTCAATGGTACCAAGCGCATGCTGGTGAGCTTAGGCATGCTTGCAGATGCACCCGAAGGCCAGGACAGTATTTTCTTGAAAGAAAGTAACTGGGTGCGGGCAAAGGCTTCTGGAATATTTAACGCCAGTGTAAAAGTGGGAGAATCCGTGAAAAAAGGCCAGATTCTGGCACGGATTTCGGATCCCTATGGGCAGGTTAAGATTCCTGTTAAAGCTCCGACGAACGGCCATATTATCGGTATGAACAATATGCCGGTGATCAACACGAGGGATGCTTTAGTGCATATAGGCAAGGAATGA
- the egtB gene encoding ergothioneine biosynthesis protein EgtB, whose protein sequence is MNLSQAFRIVRNHSLELCEKLIIEDFSLQASEEVSPPKWHLAHTTWFFEQFILVPKDTGYVVKHPQFNFLFNSYYNSLGARTARNQRGLMSRPSVEEVKIYRSYVDEAMLKLLESDNGAIADLVTLGLNHEQQHQELLITDLKYSLWFNPLNPKVMDIKEYSPELESSWITIDSGVYEIGFKGDGFCYDNELNPHKVYINDFSISSALVTNGEYLEFMKAGGYENPTYWHDEGWAWAREQQIKAPLYWEEIEGEWFYYTLDGQQEVDRSASLAHVNFYEASAYAAWKRCRLPTEFEWEVAQSRFSWGKRWEWTNSAYLPYPGFTVAPGAIGEYNGKFMVNQMVLRGASVATSSGHSRPSYRNFFHPKYRWQFMGIRLAKSK, encoded by the coding sequence ATGAATTTATCTCAAGCTTTTCGCATCGTAAGAAACCATTCCCTAGAACTTTGTGAAAAGTTAATCATAGAAGACTTTAGCTTACAGGCTTCCGAAGAAGTAAGTCCCCCCAAATGGCATCTGGCTCACACTACCTGGTTTTTTGAGCAATTTATCCTTGTGCCAAAAGATACCGGATATGTGGTAAAGCATCCCCAATTTAACTTTCTTTTCAATTCCTACTATAATTCCTTGGGTGCAAGAACTGCAAGGAATCAACGTGGTCTGATGTCCCGACCCTCTGTCGAAGAAGTAAAAATATACCGAAGCTATGTAGATGAGGCCATGCTGAAACTACTTGAAAGTGACAACGGGGCAATTGCCGATTTGGTAACCTTGGGTTTGAATCATGAACAACAGCACCAAGAACTGTTGATTACGGATTTGAAATACAGTCTTTGGTTTAATCCATTGAATCCGAAAGTGATGGATATCAAGGAATATAGTCCTGAACTTGAGTCAAGTTGGATTACTATTGATAGTGGAGTTTATGAAATAGGGTTTAAGGGTGATGGGTTTTGCTATGACAATGAACTGAATCCACACAAAGTATATATAAATGATTTCTCCATTTCGTCCGCCTTGGTTACCAACGGGGAATATTTGGAATTTATGAAGGCAGGGGGGTATGAAAACCCAACTTATTGGCATGATGAAGGTTGGGCATGGGCAAGGGAACAACAAATCAAAGCACCTTTATACTGGGAAGAGATCGAAGGAGAATGGTTTTATTATACCCTGGATGGGCAGCAGGAAGTGGATAGAAGCGCCTCACTGGCGCATGTGAATTTTTACGAAGCTTCGGCTTATGCTGCCTGGAAAAGATGCAGATTGCCCACTGAGTTTGAATGGGAAGTAGCCCAGAGTAGGTTTAGTTGGGGAAAGAGATGGGAGTGGACCAATTCAGCTTATCTGCCATATCCGGGTTTCACAGTTGCACCTGGCGCAATAGGGGAGTATAACGGCAAATTTATGGTCAACCAGATGGTGCTTCGTGGAGCTTCAGTTGCTACTTCCTCAGGACATTCCAGGCCCAGCTATAGAAACTTTTTTCACCCAAAATACAGATGGCAGTTCATGGGAATCCGCCTCGCCAAATCAAAGTAA
- a CDS encoding L-histidine N(alpha)-methyltransferase produces MNAKNTDFGTFAQDVMLGLNSKPKTLPSKYFYDAKGDKLFQDIMALPEYYLTRKEYEILEGQHKGILARILAQQQPFNLVELGAGDGLKTKILLRFLIKNKIQFSYYPVDFSGSVLEELEQGLAEELPELEVIPIQSTYRDSLKAQIWENGRPNLILFLGANLGNFGVEEAKNIVDHLRVGTKKGDQVLVGLDLKKAPQTILDAYHDAQGVTREFNLNLLDRINRELGGDFDRESFVHWPSYDPVSGECRSHLVSKKSQLVTIDALSQTFEFEAYECIFTEISKKYSFSEISALASSGGFQVIENFTDSEGYFSDVLWEKS; encoded by the coding sequence ATGAATGCAAAAAACACAGATTTTGGAACTTTTGCCCAAGATGTAATGCTTGGCCTAAATTCTAAGCCCAAAACTCTGCCCTCTAAGTATTTCTATGATGCTAAGGGTGATAAGCTGTTCCAGGATATTATGGCATTACCTGAATACTACCTCACTCGGAAAGAATACGAGATTCTGGAAGGACAGCATAAGGGGATTCTAGCAAGGATACTTGCACAACAGCAGCCCTTTAACTTAGTAGAGCTGGGAGCAGGGGATGGGCTGAAAACTAAAATTCTTTTAAGGTTCTTGATCAAAAACAAGATTCAGTTTAGTTACTATCCGGTGGATTTTTCAGGCTCAGTGTTGGAAGAATTAGAGCAAGGTTTAGCAGAAGAATTACCGGAGCTGGAAGTTATTCCTATACAATCCACCTACAGAGATTCCCTTAAAGCCCAAATCTGGGAAAATGGGCGCCCAAATTTGATATTGTTTTTAGGAGCAAACCTGGGGAATTTTGGTGTAGAAGAAGCAAAAAATATTGTAGATCATTTGCGTGTGGGTACTAAAAAAGGGGATCAGGTACTGGTGGGTTTGGATTTGAAAAAGGCTCCCCAAACAATCCTGGATGCCTATCATGACGCTCAAGGGGTTACACGAGAGTTTAATCTGAATTTACTGGACAGGATCAACAGAGAACTAGGAGGTGATTTTGACCGGGAGTCATTTGTTCATTGGCCAAGTTATGATCCGGTAAGCGGAGAATGCAGGAGCCATCTGGTTTCCAAGAAATCTCAATTAGTGACCATAGATGCACTCAGCCAAACGTTCGAATTTGAAGCCTATGAGTGTATTTTTACAGAAATCTCGAAGAAATATAGTTTTAGCGAAATCAGTGCCCTGGCTTCATCAGGAGGATTTCAGGTGATAGAAAATTTCACCGATTCGGAAGGATATTTCTCTGATGTGCTCTGGGAAAAGAGCTAA
- a CDS encoding phospho-sugar mutase produces the protein MTNIDPSIQAKANAWLNGKIDEESKSQIRSLIDQNPSELTDSFYQDLEFGTGGLRGLMGVGTNRMNVYTVGMATQGLANYLLKSFPGETIRVAITHDCRINNTLFATTTANVLTANGIHVLYFKEMRPTPMLSFAVRHYGCKSGVMITASHNPKEYNGYKAYWDDGAQVVAPHDKNIIEEVKKITSFDDVNWDKNDELFQYIEEDFDGIYMNLVKELSLAPDAIASHKDMPIVFSPIHGASGKMVPMALKAFGFDNVNIVKEQAEPDGNFPTVIYPNPEEAEALTLSLKLGKEVGAELVLACDPDGDRYAAAVPNDAGEFELLNGNQTGAFLTYYLLSQWKKSGKLNGKQFMVNTIVTTELIDKICEGFGVTCYSVLTGFKNIAAIIKDLEGKETFIGGGEESYGYLVGDFVRDKDGVSACAMVAEAIAYYKTEGKTVFDVLADIYAQFGFYKESLISVTKKGKDGAEQIQALMTDFRHHPPAEMNGIKVVKIVDVKESTVKDLTTGKTEKLDMDKSNVMQFYLADGSKISARPSGTEPKIKYYFSVNAHLSAITEYRKVKAELNERLEGLKRYFS, from the coding sequence ATGACTAATATAGACCCCAGCATTCAAGCGAAAGCAAATGCCTGGCTAAATGGAAAAATCGACGAAGAATCCAAAAGCCAAATCCGCTCCCTCATTGACCAAAACCCCTCTGAATTAACCGATTCCTTTTATCAAGATCTGGAATTTGGTACTGGTGGACTGCGTGGACTGATGGGAGTAGGTACTAATAGAATGAATGTGTACACAGTGGGAATGGCTACCCAGGGTCTTGCAAACTACCTCTTAAAGAGCTTTCCAGGTGAGACTATACGTGTGGCGATTACCCACGATTGTAGAATCAACAACACACTTTTCGCTACCACCACAGCAAATGTCCTAACCGCAAATGGCATCCACGTGCTATATTTCAAGGAAATGCGCCCTACTCCCATGCTTTCTTTTGCAGTGAGACATTACGGTTGTAAAAGCGGTGTAATGATCACAGCCTCCCACAACCCTAAAGAGTACAATGGTTACAAAGCCTATTGGGATGATGGCGCCCAGGTAGTAGCCCCACATGACAAAAACATTATAGAAGAAGTAAAAAAGATCACTTCATTTGATGATGTAAACTGGGATAAAAATGATGAATTGTTCCAGTATATAGAAGAGGATTTTGATGGGATTTATATGAATCTGGTCAAAGAATTGAGCCTAGCTCCTGATGCTATTGCTTCACATAAGGATATGCCGATAGTCTTTTCTCCTATTCATGGGGCTTCAGGCAAAATGGTTCCTATGGCACTCAAAGCTTTTGGGTTTGATAATGTTAACATTGTAAAAGAGCAAGCCGAACCTGATGGTAATTTTCCTACCGTAATCTATCCCAATCCTGAGGAGGCAGAAGCCCTGACGCTATCCCTGAAGCTAGGCAAGGAAGTGGGGGCTGAATTGGTACTTGCCTGTGATCCTGACGGAGACAGGTATGCTGCCGCAGTGCCTAACGACGCCGGTGAATTTGAACTTCTTAATGGCAACCAAACCGGGGCTTTTCTCACCTATTATCTACTAAGTCAATGGAAAAAAAGCGGTAAGCTTAACGGTAAGCAATTCATGGTAAACACCATTGTGACCACAGAGTTGATTGACAAAATATGTGAGGGATTCGGAGTTACATGCTATTCAGTCTTGACAGGCTTTAAAAATATCGCTGCTATCATCAAAGATCTGGAAGGCAAGGAAACCTTCATAGGAGGCGGTGAAGAATCTTATGGCTACTTGGTTGGGGATTTTGTCCGTGATAAGGATGGTGTAAGTGCTTGCGCTATGGTTGCTGAAGCGATTGCTTATTATAAAACCGAGGGCAAAACCGTATTTGATGTTCTAGCTGATATATACGCGCAATTTGGTTTCTACAAGGAATCGCTGATTTCCGTGACCAAAAAAGGAAAAGACGGTGCGGAGCAAATCCAGGCTTTGATGACAGATTTCCGCCACCATCCACCTGCTGAGATGAACGGGATCAAAGTAGTGAAGATCGTGGATGTCAAGGAAAGCACAGTGAAAGACCTGACAACAGGAAAGACAGAAAAACTGGATATGGATAAGTCCAACGTCATGCAGTTCTATCTGGCAGATGGAAGTAAAATCTCCGCTAGACCTTCTGGAACTGAACCTAAAATCAAGTACTATTTCTCAGTGAATGCCCACCTATCCGCTATTACGGAATATAGAAAAGTGAAAGCGGAACTCAATGAAAGACTTGAAGGACTAAAGAGATACTTCAGTTAA
- a CDS encoding YihY/virulence factor BrkB family protein, translating into METEEHMGNLTPARFKLTHIPSLIVESFKQWNDADPWRLSAVIAYYAVLSLPALMIIVINTVGAIWGVDLVTGQLNDELASAMGPEAAKFMTGMVEQTQDSGKSTIASIIGIGVLIFGASGVFYHLKISINAIWGLKQTEDVKWYFVLWDRAVSFGFVLVLGFLLLVSFLLTALLSVFSGFIRSILPEFVVVFAFVVDFLISYGVIALLFALIFKYLPDAKIRWKSVWVGALLTSFLFSISKFLLGIYFSAAEPGSTYGAAGSIILILLWVSYSCLIFFYGAEFTKVFSIRYGYGIIPKKNYSRVKKKEVILSGDLVPPPQDPLPEGEKDDLLEKED; encoded by the coding sequence ATGGAAACTGAAGAACACATGGGCAACCTTACACCGGCACGATTTAAACTAACGCATATCCCGAGTTTGATCGTTGAGAGCTTTAAGCAATGGAATGATGCTGATCCATGGAGACTCAGTGCGGTGATTGCGTATTACGCTGTGCTATCACTTCCTGCTTTGATGATCATAGTCATCAATACCGTGGGAGCAATCTGGGGTGTGGATTTGGTGACAGGACAGCTGAACGATGAACTTGCTTCTGCCATGGGGCCAGAGGCAGCCAAGTTTATGACCGGCATGGTCGAGCAGACCCAGGATAGTGGAAAGTCCACCATAGCTTCCATAATTGGGATCGGGGTACTGATTTTTGGTGCATCAGGGGTATTTTATCATCTTAAAATTTCCATAAATGCCATTTGGGGACTAAAGCAAACTGAAGATGTGAAATGGTATTTTGTCCTATGGGATCGCGCTGTCAGTTTTGGTTTTGTATTGGTGCTTGGTTTCTTATTGTTGGTAAGTTTTCTGTTGACTGCTTTACTTTCTGTTTTTAGTGGTTTTATCAGAAGCATTCTTCCTGAATTTGTAGTCGTGTTTGCATTTGTTGTGGATTTTTTGATCTCCTATGGGGTAATAGCCCTGCTATTTGCGTTGATATTCAAATACCTTCCTGACGCCAAGATCCGTTGGAAATCAGTCTGGGTGGGGGCATTGTTGACCTCTTTTCTGTTTTCCATTTCCAAGTTTTTACTGGGAATCTATTTTAGTGCCGCAGAACCCGGATCTACCTATGGGGCTGCGGGATCCATCATCTTAATACTACTTTGGGTTTCCTATTCCTGTCTGATCTTTTTTTATGGGGCAGAATTCACCAAAGTATTTTCCATTAGATATGGCTACGGGATAATCCCAAAAAAGAACTACTCAAGGGTAAAAAAAAAAGAAGTCATACTATCCGGTGATCTGGTACCGCCTCCCCAAGACCCCTTACCTGAAGGAGAAAAAGATGACCTGCTAGAGAAAGAAGATTAG
- a CDS encoding DNA topoisomerase IB, translated as MVTASELPKGLVYIRDTQPGIYRKKQGRGFIYLDKDQHKLSDESQLQRIENLVIPPAWKQVWISPKKNSYLQATGVDEKGRKQYLYHPKWSEYSQKIKYDDLLKFGFYLPKLRERYQKDLRQKSWSKSKVLALATALLDELYLRVGNKHYTDANNTHGLTTLRRKHLKEDGNKLLVNYTAKSGKERSLSLTNKRLIRLLKDCSQLPGYELFRYEQDQKWHTVDSSALNGYISEKAPEDHYFTAKYFRTWGANCMCIKHAAEVEELCQGTRKKPETTLISLVAKEMGHTVAVCKSSYLHPEILLQCLSKNEIKNCLPEDFEEKGYKPEEHELMKILCSKSILSQPI; from the coding sequence ATGGTCACAGCCTCCGAACTCCCAAAAGGTCTCGTTTATATACGCGATACACAGCCTGGGATATATAGAAAAAAACAGGGACGCGGTTTTATTTACCTGGACAAAGACCAACATAAACTCTCCGATGAATCTCAATTACAGCGAATAGAAAATCTGGTCATCCCTCCAGCTTGGAAACAAGTATGGATCAGCCCCAAAAAAAACAGCTACCTGCAAGCGACTGGCGTCGATGAGAAGGGAAGAAAGCAGTATTTATATCATCCTAAATGGTCCGAATACTCCCAAAAAATCAAGTATGATGATCTGCTCAAGTTTGGGTTTTATTTGCCCAAACTGCGAGAAAGGTATCAAAAAGACCTTCGCCAAAAATCCTGGAGCAAATCTAAAGTACTTGCATTGGCCACAGCGCTTTTGGATGAATTATATCTAAGGGTAGGAAATAAACACTATACAGACGCAAACAATACCCATGGACTCACTACCTTAAGAAGAAAACACCTAAAGGAGGACGGGAATAAATTGCTTGTTAATTATACTGCGAAAAGCGGCAAAGAAAGATCCTTATCCCTTACGAACAAACGCTTGATCCGCTTGCTCAAAGATTGCTCACAACTTCCTGGATATGAACTCTTCAGATATGAACAAGATCAGAAATGGCACACAGTTGATTCATCTGCTTTGAACGGATACATAAGTGAAAAAGCTCCTGAAGATCATTATTTTACAGCAAAGTACTTTAGAACCTGGGGAGCAAATTGCATGTGTATCAAACACGCCGCTGAAGTAGAGGAACTTTGCCAAGGAACCCGAAAAAAGCCTGAAACAACGCTCATTAGTTTGGTGGCAAAGGAAATGGGACATACCGTAGCCGTATGCAAAAGCTCATACCTTCATCCAGAAATTTTGCTTCAGTGTCTTTCAAAGAATGAAATTAAAAACTGCCTGCCTGAAGATTTTGAAGAAAAGGGATACAAGCCTGAAGAACATGAGCTTATGAAGATACTATGCAGCAAAAGTATCCTGAGCCAACCTATTTAA
- a CDS encoding DUF502 domain-containing protein has product MLTIISNTIKGGIFFLFPLVLILIFFEKIINVLRPLAEKISSALGLEHSALDFPYIIAILIILLLCFLAGTIAKRGAGKWVIVWIEEHILTLFPGYQLMKNTLQSNVGMVSDKEFPVVLVPIDGWMIAFLVDTLPTGEVVVFVPSAPNTWEGNVVIFEKEKIKSSNLTQKAATQIIRRLGVGSAELFQKTQPDNI; this is encoded by the coding sequence ATGCTTACTATCATTAGCAACACTATCAAAGGCGGTATATTCTTCCTGTTCCCGCTTGTCCTGATCTTGATCTTTTTTGAAAAAATCATCAATGTACTAAGACCGCTGGCAGAAAAGATCAGTTCAGCTTTAGGGCTAGAACATTCGGCCTTGGATTTCCCCTACATTATAGCGATCCTGATCATACTCTTATTGTGTTTTTTGGCTGGGACTATTGCAAAACGGGGAGCCGGAAAATGGGTGATCGTATGGATAGAGGAGCATATTCTGACACTTTTTCCAGGCTATCAATTGATGAAGAACACCTTACAATCCAATGTAGGGATGGTAAGTGACAAGGAGTTCCCGGTAGTATTGGTGCCAATAGATGGCTGGATGATCGCTTTCTTGGTGGATACGCTACCTACTGGTGAAGTAGTAGTTTTCGTGCCTTCGGCTCCCAATACATGGGAAGGTAATGTGGTCATCTTCGAAAAAGAGAAAATAAAAAGTTCAAACCTAACACAAAAAGCTGCTACGCAAATAATCAGAAGGCTGGGTGTAGGATCTGCAGAGCTTTTTCAAAAGACCCAACCCGATAACATTTAG
- the hppD gene encoding 4-hydroxyphenylpyruvate dioxygenase — protein MSQDFLPLNGTDYVELYVGNAKQAALYYQYAFGYELIAYAGPETGIRDRASYVLKQDKIRLVLTSPLLPGGEISEHIQKHGDGVKVLALWVDNATQAWKETTSRGAISAAEPKTISDEFGKVIVASIKTYGDTIHTFVERKDYNGIFLPGYQPKTSTYTSTPIGLKYIDHCVGNVELGKMNQWVEFYENVMGFKLLITFDDEDISTEYSALMSKVVLNGNGYIKFPINEPAEGKKKSQIEEYLDFYGGPGVQHMAIATDDIIHTVTELRKRGVDFLVVPPSYYDDLLDRVGQIDEDLQPLKDLNILVDRDDEGYLLQIFTKPVQDRPTLFFEIIQRKGAKSFGKGNFKALFEAIEREQGLRGNL, from the coding sequence ATGAGTCAAGACTTTCTTCCGCTAAACGGAACAGACTATGTAGAACTGTACGTAGGCAATGCCAAACAAGCCGCACTTTATTATCAATATGCCTTTGGATATGAACTGATTGCCTATGCTGGCCCAGAAACCGGCATAAGAGACCGAGCATCTTATGTACTAAAGCAGGATAAGATCAGATTGGTCTTGACTTCTCCTTTACTTCCTGGTGGAGAGATCTCCGAACATATACAAAAACACGGAGATGGTGTGAAAGTACTGGCACTTTGGGTGGACAATGCTACCCAAGCGTGGAAAGAAACCACCAGTAGAGGAGCCATATCAGCTGCCGAACCCAAAACAATATCCGATGAGTTTGGAAAGGTCATAGTAGCCTCAATCAAGACCTACGGGGATACGATACATACCTTTGTGGAACGTAAAGACTACAATGGCATCTTCCTACCTGGCTACCAGCCTAAAACAAGCACCTATACATCTACACCGATTGGCTTAAAATACATCGATCACTGTGTGGGAAACGTCGAGTTAGGCAAGATGAATCAATGGGTAGAATTCTATGAAAATGTCATGGGATTTAAATTACTGATCACCTTTGACGACGAGGATATTTCGACGGAGTATTCTGCTCTCATGTCCAAAGTAGTCTTGAATGGCAATGGCTACATCAAATTTCCGATCAACGAGCCAGCGGAAGGAAAGAAAAAGTCACAGATTGAAGAATACCTGGATTTCTATGGAGGGCCTGGTGTACAGCACATGGCTATAGCTACTGACGACATTATCCATACGGTCACAGAGTTGAGGAAAAGAGGAGTAGATTTCCTGGTGGTGCCCCCATCCTATTACGATGACCTACTCGATCGTGTGGGACAAATAGACGAGGATCTCCAGCCGCTGAAAGACCTGAATATTCTGGTGGACCGGGATGATGAAGGTTATTTACTACAGATTTTCACGAAGCCTGTACAGGACAGACCTACGCTTTTCTTTGAGATCATTCAGAGAAAAGGAGCCAAATCCTTTGGAAAGGGCAATTTCAAAGCATTATTTGAAGCTATTGAGCGGGAACAGGGACTAAGAGGGAACCTCTAA